One window of the Paraburkholderia sp. PGU19 genome contains the following:
- the iscU gene encoding Fe-S cluster assembly scaffold IscU, protein MAYSEKVLDHYENPRNVGSFSKDDDAVGTGMVGAPACGDVMKLQIRVGADGVIEDAKFKTYGCGSAIASSSLVTEWVKGKTLDQALTIKNTQIAEELALPPVKIHCSILAEDAIKAAVADYKQRHGETADAAKAEQSA, encoded by the coding sequence ATGGCATATAGCGAAAAGGTTCTGGATCACTACGAAAACCCGCGCAACGTCGGTTCGTTCTCGAAGGACGACGACGCGGTTGGCACCGGCATGGTCGGCGCGCCCGCTTGCGGCGACGTGATGAAGCTGCAGATTCGCGTGGGCGCGGATGGCGTGATCGAAGACGCGAAGTTCAAGACGTACGGCTGCGGTTCGGCCATCGCGTCGAGCTCGCTCGTCACGGAGTGGGTGAAGGGCAAGACGCTGGATCAGGCGCTCACGATCAAGAACACGCAGATCGCGGAAGAGCTGGCGCTGCCGCCCGTGAAGATCCACTGTTCGATCCTCGCGGAAGACGCGATCAAGGCGGCCGTCGCCGACTACAAGCAGCGTCACGGCGAAACGGCTGACGCAGCGAAGGCCGAGCAATCGGCTTAA
- a CDS encoding glycine zipper 2TM domain-containing protein: MDNPNNSPRRLHPLIAVAAGAVIVASLVATAAVTGLFPKASSNGEQSDQVQSAAVSQQQQPVVDTAQPANLSAQQQAAAQQQQAEQQAAQQQAQAQQAQQQAQQAQAQQAQQQAPQAPAPAPQYAQQPQYAQQQPARPAYCSTCGTVEAISAVRQEGHGTGIGAVGGAVAGGVVGNQFGSGNGRTAMTLLGALGGGLAGNSVEKHLRSSTSYSVRVHMENGKTRYFTYHEAPPFQQGQRVRVENGTLVAG, from the coding sequence ATGGATAATCCGAACAATTCACCACGCCGCCTTCATCCCCTTATCGCTGTGGCGGCAGGCGCCGTCATCGTCGCCAGTCTGGTGGCGACGGCGGCCGTGACAGGACTGTTCCCGAAGGCTTCGAGCAACGGCGAGCAAAGCGACCAGGTGCAATCGGCGGCCGTCTCGCAGCAACAGCAGCCCGTCGTCGATACCGCGCAGCCGGCTAACCTGAGCGCGCAGCAGCAAGCAGCAGCGCAACAACAGCAGGCCGAACAGCAAGCGGCTCAGCAGCAGGCTCAGGCACAACAGGCCCAGCAACAGGCGCAACAGGCGCAGGCTCAGCAAGCACAGCAGCAGGCGCCCCAAGCGCCCGCGCCGGCCCCGCAATATGCACAACAGCCGCAGTACGCGCAGCAACAACCCGCACGACCCGCCTACTGCTCGACGTGCGGCACGGTCGAAGCGATTTCGGCTGTACGCCAGGAAGGCCACGGAACCGGGATTGGCGCCGTGGGCGGCGCGGTGGCGGGTGGTGTCGTCGGCAATCAGTTCGGCAGCGGCAACGGCCGTACGGCGATGACGCTGCTCGGCGCGCTCGGCGGCGGCCTTGCGGGTAACTCGGTCGAAAAGCATCTGCGCAGCTCGACCAGTTACTCGGTGCGCGTGCACATGGAAAACGGCAAGACGCGCTACTTCACGTATCACGAAGCGCCGCCGTTCCAGCAAGGTCAGCGCGTGCGAGTGGAGAACGGAACGCTCGTCGCGGGTTGA
- a CDS encoding LutB/LldF family L-lactate oxidation iron-sulfur protein — MQVQTMQFKARAGQKLADQRLQQNLTKLSTKFVSARASAMLAIDFPATRAALKERRNRALENLDVWLETFEREATRRGVTVLFAETTQDAAKLVADIARKHDVKKVIKTKSMVSEEMRLNEVLGQMGVQSIETDLGEYILQINDNEPPSHIIAPVVHKDKEEIADLFAKTHQKPRLTEIPEMTREAREVLRPHFMTADMGVTGGNFVIAETGSVALVTNEGNEGMCTVMPRVHVAVTGIEKVLPTLEDLATAMRLLPRSATGQDVSNYFSVLTGPRRAGDQDGPEHMYVVLVDGGRTGLIGGDFQEMLRCIRCGACMNHCPVYQKVGGHTYGWVYPGPMGSVLTPSYVGIEKALDLPQAATLCGECNSVCPVGIPLSDLLRKLRERQVERHLRPWQERYGLAVWGYLAMHPTAYRLFTKVAVRILEKMGGNRKSIAKLPLGAGWTNTREMPAPVGRTFRELYAASKTHIG, encoded by the coding sequence ATGCAAGTCCAAACGATGCAGTTCAAGGCGCGCGCGGGCCAGAAACTCGCCGACCAGCGCCTTCAGCAGAACCTCACCAAGCTATCGACGAAATTCGTGTCGGCGCGCGCCTCGGCAATGCTGGCGATCGATTTCCCCGCCACCCGCGCCGCGCTCAAGGAACGCCGCAACCGCGCGCTGGAGAACCTCGACGTCTGGCTCGAGACCTTCGAGCGCGAGGCGACGCGGCGCGGCGTGACCGTGCTGTTTGCCGAGACGACGCAAGACGCAGCGAAGCTCGTCGCCGATATCGCGCGCAAGCACGACGTGAAGAAGGTGATCAAGACGAAGTCGATGGTGTCCGAGGAAATGCGCCTGAACGAGGTGCTTGGACAGATGGGCGTGCAGTCGATCGAAACCGACCTCGGCGAATACATTCTGCAGATCAACGACAACGAGCCACCGAGCCACATCATCGCGCCCGTCGTCCACAAGGACAAGGAGGAGATCGCTGACCTCTTTGCGAAGACCCACCAGAAGCCGCGTCTGACGGAGATTCCCGAGATGACGCGCGAGGCCCGCGAGGTGCTGCGTCCGCACTTCATGACAGCCGACATGGGCGTGACGGGTGGCAACTTCGTGATCGCGGAGACAGGTTCGGTCGCGCTCGTGACCAACGAAGGCAACGAAGGGATGTGCACGGTGATGCCGCGCGTGCACGTCGCGGTCACGGGCATCGAAAAGGTGCTGCCGACGCTCGAGGATCTCGCGACGGCCATGCGTCTGTTGCCGCGCTCAGCGACGGGGCAGGACGTGTCGAACTATTTCTCCGTGCTGACGGGGCCGCGACGCGCAGGCGACCAGGACGGGCCGGAACATATGTATGTGGTGCTCGTCGACGGCGGGCGCACCGGGCTGATCGGCGGCGACTTTCAGGAGATGCTGCGCTGTATCCGCTGCGGCGCGTGCATGAACCATTGCCCCGTGTATCAGAAGGTCGGCGGACACACGTATGGCTGGGTCTATCCGGGGCCGATGGGCTCGGTGCTGACGCCGAGCTATGTCGGCATCGAAAAGGCGCTCGATCTGCCGCAGGCCGCGACGCTATGCGGTGAATGCAATAGCGTGTGCCCGGTCGGCATTCCGCTGTCGGATTTGCTGCGCAAGCTGCGCGAGCGGCAAGTGGAGCGGCATCTGCGGCCGTGGCAGGAGCGCTACGGGCTCGCCGTCTGGGGCTATCTGGCGATGCATCCGACGGCGTACCGGCTTTTCACGAAGGTCGCGGTGCGGATTCTCGAGAAGATGGGCGGCAACCGGAAGTCGATCGCGAAGCTGCCGCTTGGCGCGGGCTGGACGAATACGCGCGAGATGCCGGCGCCCGTAGGCCGGACGTTCCGCGAACTCTACGCCGCGAGCAAGACACATATCGGGTAA
- the fdx gene encoding ISC system 2Fe-2S type ferredoxin, translating into MPQIVVLPHVELCPDGAVIDAVPGKSICDNLLEHGIEIEHACEKSCACTTCHVIVREGFNALTPSEEDEDDLLDKAWGLERESRLSCQALMPEGDDLVVEIPRYSINHAKENH; encoded by the coding sequence ATGCCTCAAATCGTTGTGCTGCCTCACGTCGAACTGTGTCCGGACGGCGCGGTCATCGACGCCGTGCCGGGCAAGAGCATCTGCGACAATCTGCTCGAACACGGCATCGAAATCGAGCACGCATGCGAGAAGTCTTGCGCGTGCACGACCTGTCACGTGATCGTGCGTGAGGGTTTCAACGCGTTGACGCCGTCGGAAGAAGACGAGGACGATCTGCTCGACAAGGCATGGGGTCTCGAACGCGAATCGCGGTTGTCGTGCCAGGCGCTCATGCCTGAAGGCGACGATCTCGTGGTCGAGATTCCGCGTTATTCGATCAACCACGCGAAGGAAAATCACTAA
- the hscA gene encoding Fe-S protein assembly chaperone HscA: protein MALLQISEPGMAPAPHQRRLAVGIDLGTTNSLVAAVRSGVPDVLPDDEGHYLLPSVVRYLEKGGRRIGRVAKAEAATDPRNTIVSVKRFMGRGKSEVEHAENAPYDFVDAPGMVQIRTIDGVKSPVEVSAEILATLRYRAEDTLGDELVGAVITVPAYFDEAQRQATKDAARLAGLNVLRLLNEPTAAAIAYGLDNGSEGLYAVYDLGGGTFDLSVLKLTKGVFEVLAAGGDSALGGDDFDHALYRHVLEKANIPAQSLTPEDVRLLLDAVRVAKEALSSAPSASIQVTLASGAKIDVTVDEAAFETITQALVQRTLGPTKKALRDAKLTAADINGVVLVGGATRMPVIRRAVENFFGQPPLTNLDPDQVVALGAAIQADLLAGNRGADGDDWLLLDVIPLSLGVETMGGLSEKIIPRNSTIPVARAQEFTTFKDGQTAMAIHVVQGERELVSDCRSLARFELRGIPPMAAGAARIRVTYQVDADGLLSVFAREQHSGVEASVVVKPSYGLADDDVARMLEDSFKTAEVDMRARALREAQVEAQRLVEATEAALAADGELLDADERTALEGLVAALRAIAPGDDTDAIETATKTLAEGTDEFAARRMDKSIRRALAGRKLDEI from the coding sequence ATGGCTTTACTGCAAATTTCTGAACCCGGCATGGCGCCCGCGCCGCATCAGCGGCGTCTCGCGGTCGGCATCGACCTTGGTACGACCAACTCTCTCGTCGCGGCGGTGCGCAGCGGCGTGCCCGACGTATTGCCCGACGACGAAGGCCACTATCTGCTGCCGTCCGTCGTGCGGTATCTGGAGAAGGGCGGCCGGCGCATTGGCCGCGTGGCGAAAGCGGAAGCCGCCACCGATCCGCGCAATACGATCGTCTCGGTCAAGCGCTTCATGGGGCGCGGCAAGAGCGAAGTCGAGCACGCGGAAAACGCGCCTTACGATTTCGTCGACGCGCCCGGCATGGTGCAGATCCGCACCATCGACGGCGTGAAGAGTCCCGTTGAAGTGTCGGCGGAAATTCTCGCCACGCTGCGGTATCGCGCGGAAGACACGCTTGGCGACGAACTGGTCGGCGCGGTCATCACGGTGCCCGCGTATTTCGATGAAGCGCAGCGCCAGGCGACCAAGGACGCCGCGCGTCTCGCCGGGCTGAACGTGCTGCGCTTGCTAAACGAGCCGACGGCGGCCGCGATTGCGTACGGTCTCGATAACGGCTCGGAAGGTCTGTACGCGGTGTACGACCTTGGCGGCGGCACGTTCGATCTGTCCGTTCTGAAGCTCACGAAGGGCGTCTTCGAAGTGCTCGCGGCCGGTGGCGATTCGGCGCTCGGCGGCGATGACTTCGATCACGCGCTGTATCGTCATGTGCTGGAGAAGGCGAACATTCCCGCTCAGTCGCTGACGCCCGAAGACGTGCGCCTGCTGCTCGACGCGGTGCGCGTTGCGAAGGAAGCATTGTCGTCGGCGCCGAGCGCTTCGATCCAGGTGACGCTCGCAAGCGGCGCGAAGATCGATGTCACCGTCGACGAAGCGGCGTTCGAGACGATCACGCAGGCGCTCGTGCAGCGCACGCTCGGCCCGACCAAAAAGGCGCTGCGCGACGCGAAGCTGACGGCCGCCGATATCAACGGCGTCGTGCTCGTCGGCGGCGCGACGCGCATGCCGGTGATCCGTCGCGCGGTCGAGAACTTCTTCGGCCAGCCGCCGCTGACCAATCTCGACCCGGATCAGGTCGTCGCGCTCGGCGCGGCGATCCAGGCGGACCTGCTCGCGGGCAACCGCGGCGCCGACGGCGACGACTGGCTGCTGCTCGACGTGATTCCGCTGTCGCTCGGCGTTGAAACGATGGGCGGTCTCTCGGAGAAGATCATCCCGCGCAACTCGACCATTCCCGTCGCGCGTGCGCAGGAATTCACGACCTTCAAGGACGGCCAGACGGCGATGGCGATTCACGTCGTCCAGGGCGAGCGCGAACTCGTCTCCGATTGCCGGTCGCTCGCGCGTTTCGAACTGCGCGGCATTCCGCCGATGGCGGCGGGCGCGGCACGCATCCGCGTCACCTATCAGGTTGATGCGGACGGCCTGCTGTCCGTGTTTGCGCGCGAGCAGCATTCGGGCGTGGAGGCGTCGGTGGTCGTGAAGCCGTCTTACGGCCTTGCCGACGACGACGTCGCGCGCATGCTCGAAGACAGCTTCAAGACGGCGGAAGTCGATATGCGCGCGCGGGCATTGCGCGAGGCGCAGGTCGAAGCGCAGCGGCTGGTCGAAGCAACGGAAGCAGCGCTTGCGGCCGACGGCGAACTGCTCGACGCCGACGAGCGCACCGCGCTCGAAGGCCTCGTCGCCGCGCTGCGTGCGATCGCGCCGGGCGACGATACCGACGCGATCGAAACGGCGACGAAGACGCTCGCCGAAGGCACCGACGAATTCGCCGCGCGCCGGATGGACAAGAGCATTCGCCGCGCGCTCGCGGGCCGCAAGCTCGACGAGATCTGA
- the iscA gene encoding iron-sulfur cluster assembly protein IscA, whose amino-acid sequence MAITLTEKAAQHVQKYLVRRGKGVGLRLGVRTTGCSGLAYKLEYVDELAPEDEVFECKGVKIVVDPKSLAYIDGTELDFAREGLNEGFRFNNPNVKDECGCGESFRV is encoded by the coding sequence ATGGCAATTACGTTGACCGAAAAGGCAGCACAACACGTGCAGAAATATCTGGTCCGGCGCGGCAAGGGCGTCGGGCTGCGGCTTGGTGTGCGCACGACGGGTTGCTCGGGCCTCGCGTACAAGCTCGAGTATGTCGATGAACTCGCGCCCGAAGACGAAGTGTTCGAATGCAAGGGCGTGAAGATCGTAGTGGACCCGAAGAGCCTCGCTTATATCGACGGCACGGAACTCGACTTTGCACGCGAAGGGCTGAACGAAGGCTTCAGGTTCAACAACCCGAATGTGAAGGACGAGTGCGGCTGCGGCGAATCGTTCCGCGTGTAA
- the hscB gene encoding Fe-S protein assembly co-chaperone HscB — protein MASLNDSHFELFNLPEQFALDASALDHAYRTVQAQVHPDRFAAAGDAQKRIAMQWATRTNEAYQTLRDPLKRARYLLSLRGIDVGAENNTAMEPAFLMQQMEWRENIEDASAAKNVDALDSLLAELRDEEKVRFTKLAALLDSGSNQAAGEAVRQLMFIERVAAEIGTQIERLDV, from the coding sequence ATGGCCTCGCTGAACGACAGTCACTTCGAACTCTTCAATCTGCCCGAGCAATTCGCGCTCGATGCATCCGCATTGGATCACGCGTATCGCACGGTGCAGGCGCAAGTGCATCCGGACCGTTTCGCCGCCGCGGGCGACGCGCAAAAGCGCATCGCCATGCAGTGGGCCACACGCACGAACGAGGCGTACCAGACGCTGCGCGATCCGTTGAAACGCGCGCGCTATCTGCTGTCGCTGCGTGGCATCGATGTCGGCGCGGAGAACAACACGGCGATGGAGCCGGCGTTCCTGATGCAGCAGATGGAATGGCGGGAGAACATCGAGGACGCGTCGGCGGCGAAGAACGTCGATGCGCTCGATTCACTGCTCGCCGAGTTGCGCGACGAAGAAAAGGTGCGCTTCACGAAGCTGGCCGCATTGCTCGACAGCGGCTCGAATCAGGCGGCGGGCGAGGCGGTGCGGCAACTGATGTTCATCGAGCGCGTAGCCGCCGAGATCGGCACGCAGATCGAGCGGCTCGACGTCTGA
- the lysS gene encoding lysine--tRNA ligase, which yields MTEPTQQNAVAEVDDNQIIAERREKLRALREQGVAYPNDFRPTHHAADLQSEYADADKDALEAQALQVALAGRMMLKRVMGKASFATVRDGSGQIQFFITPADVGEATYEAFKKWDLGDIVAARGVLFRTNKGELSVRCTELRLLSKALRPLPDKFHGLADQEMRYRQRYVDLIVTPEARKTFVARTKAVSSIRKFMADASFMEVETPMLHPIPGGAAAKPFVTHHNALDMQMFLRIAPELYLKRLVVGGFERVFEINRNFRNEGVSPRHNPEFTMMEFYAAYTDYKWLMDFTEQLIRQAAVDALGNATITYQGRELDLSKPFHRLTITQAIQKYAPQYTDAQLADGAFLRTELKKFGVDATQPQFLNAGIGALQLALFEETAESQLWEPTFIIDYPIEVSPLARASDSVDGITERFELFITGREIANGFSELNDPEDQAARFKKQVDQKDAGDEEAMYYDADYIRALEYGMPPAGGCGIGIDRLVMLLTDSPSIRDVILFPHLRRED from the coding sequence ATGACCGAACCGACCCAGCAAAATGCAGTCGCCGAGGTGGACGACAACCAGATCATCGCCGAGCGCCGCGAAAAGCTGCGCGCGCTGCGCGAGCAAGGCGTCGCCTACCCGAACGACTTCCGCCCGACCCACCACGCCGCCGATCTCCAGTCCGAATATGCGGACGCCGACAAGGACGCGCTCGAAGCGCAAGCGCTGCAGGTCGCGCTGGCCGGCCGCATGATGCTCAAGCGCGTGATGGGCAAGGCCAGCTTCGCGACGGTGCGCGACGGCTCGGGTCAGATCCAGTTCTTCATCACGCCCGCCGACGTCGGCGAAGCAACGTACGAAGCCTTCAAGAAGTGGGACCTGGGCGACATTGTCGCCGCCAGGGGCGTGCTGTTCCGCACGAACAAGGGCGAGCTCTCCGTGCGCTGTACGGAACTGCGCCTGCTGTCGAAGGCGCTGCGTCCGCTGCCTGACAAGTTCCACGGTCTCGCCGACCAGGAAATGCGCTATCGCCAGCGCTATGTCGACCTGATCGTCACGCCGGAAGCGCGCAAGACGTTCGTCGCGCGCACGAAAGCCGTGTCGTCGATCCGCAAGTTCATGGCCGACGCGAGCTTCATGGAAGTCGAAACACCGATGCTGCACCCGATTCCGGGCGGCGCCGCGGCCAAGCCGTTCGTCACGCATCACAACGCGCTCGACATGCAGATGTTCCTGCGCATCGCGCCCGAGCTGTATCTGAAGCGGCTGGTGGTGGGTGGCTTCGAGCGCGTGTTCGAGATCAACCGGAATTTCCGTAACGAGGGCGTGTCGCCGCGTCACAATCCGGAATTCACGATGATGGAGTTCTACGCCGCATACACCGACTACAAGTGGCTGATGGACTTCACCGAGCAACTGATCCGTCAGGCGGCTGTCGATGCGCTCGGCAACGCGACGATCACCTATCAGGGCCGTGAACTGGATCTGTCCAAGCCGTTCCATCGCCTGACGATCACGCAGGCGATCCAGAAATACGCGCCGCAATACACGGACGCGCAACTGGCGGACGGCGCATTCCTGCGCACGGAACTGAAGAAGTTCGGCGTCGACGCGACGCAGCCGCAGTTCCTGAACGCGGGTATCGGCGCGCTGCAACTGGCGCTCTTCGAGGAAACGGCGGAATCGCAGCTGTGGGAGCCGACCTTCATCATCGATTACCCCATCGAGGTATCGCCGCTCGCGCGCGCATCGGATAGCGTGGACGGCATCACCGAGCGTTTCGAGCTGTTCATCACGGGCCGTGAGATCGCCAACGGCTTCTCGGAGCTGAACGATCCCGAAGACCAGGCCGCGCGCTTTAAGAAGCAGGTCGACCAGAAAGACGCCGGCGACGAAGAAGCGATGTATTACGACGCCGACTATATCCGTGCGCTCGAATACGGGATGCCGCCCGCGGGCGGCTGCGGGATCGGCATCGACCGTCTGGTGATGCTGCTCACCGACAGCCCGAGCATCCGCGACGTCATCCTGTTCCCGCATCTGCGCCGCGAAGACTGA
- a CDS encoding (Fe-S)-binding protein codes for MRVGFFVTCLIDLMRPEIGFAAIKLIERAGYEVFVPPAQTCCGQPAYNSGDRRIARDLAEKTLREFEQYDYVVVPSGSCGGMIRAHYGDLFANDPELMGRFACLRPKVYELTDFLATVAKVELTPGEFHGPVTYHDSCSGLRELGVKQQPRALLAQVGVAVTEMKDCEHCCGFGGTFAVKFGDISTAIVDEKCANIQASGTQAVVLGDLGCMLNIEGRLRRTGDTTTRVLHIAQVLAGDA; via the coding sequence ATGCGAGTCGGTTTTTTCGTCACCTGCCTGATCGATCTGATGCGCCCCGAAATCGGCTTCGCCGCGATCAAGCTGATCGAGCGCGCGGGCTACGAAGTGTTCGTGCCGCCGGCGCAAACGTGCTGCGGACAGCCGGCCTACAACTCCGGCGACAGGCGCATCGCGCGCGATCTCGCGGAAAAGACGCTGCGCGAGTTCGAGCAATACGATTACGTGGTCGTGCCGTCCGGTTCGTGCGGCGGGATGATCCGCGCGCATTACGGCGATCTGTTCGCCAACGATCCCGAACTGATGGGACGCTTCGCGTGCCTGCGCCCGAAGGTCTACGAACTGACCGATTTTCTTGCCACCGTCGCGAAGGTCGAGCTGACGCCGGGCGAATTTCACGGGCCGGTGACGTATCACGACTCCTGTTCGGGGCTGCGCGAGCTGGGCGTCAAGCAGCAGCCGCGCGCTTTGCTCGCTCAGGTTGGCGTCGCCGTGACCGAGATGAAGGACTGCGAGCACTGCTGCGGCTTCGGCGGTACGTTTGCGGTGAAGTTCGGCGATATCTCGACGGCCATCGTCGACGAGAAGTGCGCCAATATTCAGGCGAGCGGCACGCAAGCCGTCGTGCTGGGCGATCTCGGCTGCATGCTGAATATCGAAGGGCGCCTGCGGCGCACGGGCGACACGACGACGCGCGTGCTGCACATCGCGCAGGTTCTGGCAGGCGACGCTTGA
- the iscX gene encoding Fe-S cluster assembly protein IscX — protein sequence MKWTDTQDIAMALTDKHPEIDPQQVRFTDLHRWVMELDGFDDDPNRSNEKILEAIQAAWIEDADY from the coding sequence ATGAAGTGGACCGACACGCAAGATATCGCGATGGCCTTGACCGACAAGCACCCGGAGATCGATCCGCAACAGGTGCGGTTCACCGATCTTCACCGCTGGGTGATGGAACTGGACGGTTTCGATGACGATCCGAACCGCTCGAACGAAAAGATCCTTGAAGCGATTCAGGCGGCATGGATCGAGGACGCGGATTACTGA
- a CDS encoding low molecular weight protein-tyrosine-phosphatase translates to MKTVAICFVCLGNICRSPTAEGVMRHQLADAQLADRVIVDSAGTGDWHIGEAPDERAQRAAKNRGYDLSIFRGRQITAADFERFDLIIAMDDKNVTALRQICPAAQRNKIRLLMEFAIDADAPDANGAEKRAPGFDAREVVDPYFGGGEGFEIVLDQCEAACRGLIAALRPQLTP, encoded by the coding sequence ATGAAAACCGTCGCCATCTGCTTCGTGTGCCTTGGGAACATTTGCCGTTCTCCGACTGCGGAAGGCGTCATGCGGCACCAGCTGGCCGACGCGCAGCTTGCGGATCGCGTGATCGTGGACTCTGCGGGTACGGGCGACTGGCACATCGGCGAAGCGCCGGACGAGCGCGCGCAGCGCGCCGCAAAAAATCGCGGTTACGATTTGTCGATATTTCGCGGCCGTCAGATCACCGCTGCCGATTTCGAGCGCTTCGATCTGATCATTGCGATGGACGACAAAAACGTCACCGCGCTCAGACAAATCTGTCCGGCGGCACAGCGCAACAAGATTCGTCTGCTGATGGAATTTGCGATTGACGCGGACGCGCCGGACGCGAACGGCGCGGAAAAACGCGCGCCAGGTTTCGATGCACGCGAGGTCGTCGATCCATACTTCGGCGGCGGCGAGGGCTTCGAAATCGTGCTGGACCAGTGCGAAGCCGCCTGTCGTGGACTGATCGCGGCGCTGCGGCCCCAATTGACCCCGTAG
- a CDS encoding IscS subfamily cysteine desulfurase, with protein sequence MNNDIPHLPIYMDYSATTPVDPRVVDKMIPYLREQFGNPASRSHAYGWDAERAVEEARENVAALVNADPREIIWTSGATESDNLAIKGAAHFYKGKGKHIITVKTEHKAVLDTTRELEREGYEVTYLDVKDDGLIDLDVFKAALRPDTILVSVMHVNNEIGVVQDIETIGEICREKGIIFHVDAAQATGKVEIDLQKLKVDLMSFSAHKTYGPKGIGALYVRRKPRVRIEAQMHGGGHERGMRSGTLATHQIVGMGEAFRIAREEMATENERIRMLRDKLLRGLREIEETYVNGDMEKRVPHNLNISFNFVEGESLIMAVKDVAVSSGSACTSASLEPSYVLRALGRNDELAHSSIRFTVGRFTTEQDVDYVINLLKSKIAKLRDLSPLWEMHKDGIDLSTIQWAAH encoded by the coding sequence ATGAACAACGACATTCCCCACCTGCCCATTTACATGGACTACAGCGCAACGACGCCCGTCGATCCGCGCGTGGTGGACAAGATGATTCCGTACCTGCGCGAGCAGTTCGGCAACCCTGCATCGCGCAGCCACGCATACGGCTGGGACGCGGAACGTGCCGTCGAGGAAGCGCGCGAGAACGTCGCCGCGCTCGTCAACGCCGACCCGCGCGAAATCATCTGGACGTCGGGCGCGACTGAATCGGACAACCTCGCGATCAAGGGCGCCGCGCACTTCTACAAGGGCAAGGGGAAGCACATCATCACCGTGAAGACCGAGCACAAGGCTGTGCTCGATACCACGCGTGAACTGGAGCGCGAAGGCTACGAAGTCACGTATCTCGACGTGAAGGACGACGGTCTGATCGACCTCGACGTGTTCAAGGCCGCGCTGCGTCCGGACACGATCCTCGTTTCCGTCATGCACGTGAACAACGAGATCGGCGTCGTCCAGGATATCGAGACGATCGGCGAAATCTGCCGCGAAAAGGGCATCATTTTCCACGTCGACGCAGCACAGGCTACTGGCAAGGTCGAAATCGACCTGCAGAAGCTGAAGGTCGACCTGATGTCGTTCTCGGCGCACAAGACATATGGCCCGAAGGGCATCGGCGCGCTGTACGTGCGCCGCAAGCCGCGCGTGCGCATCGAAGCGCAGATGCACGGCGGCGGTCACGAGCGCGGCATGCGTTCGGGCACGCTGGCTACACACCAGATCGTCGGCATGGGCGAGGCGTTCCGTATCGCGCGTGAAGAAATGGCGACGGAAAACGAACGCATCCGCATGCTGCGCGACAAGCTGCTGCGCGGCCTGCGAGAGATCGAAGAAACGTATGTGAATGGCGACATGGAAAAGCGTGTCCCGCACAACCTGAACATCAGCTTCAACTTCGTCGAAGGCGAGTCGCTGATCATGGCGGTGAAGGACGTGGCCGTGTCGTCGGGCTCGGCTTGCACGTCGGCATCGCTTGAGCCGTCGTACGTGCTGCGCGCACTTGGCCGCAACGACGAACTGGCACACAGTTCGATCCGCTTCACGGTCGGCCGCTTCACGACGGAACAGGACGTCGATTACGTCATCAACCTGCTGAAGAGCAAGATTGCGAAGTTGCGCGATCTGTCGCCGCTGTGGGAAATGCACAAGGACGGCATCGATCTGTCGACGATTCAATGGGCCGCGCACTAA
- the iscR gene encoding Fe-S cluster assembly transcriptional regulator IscR: MRLTTKGRFAVTAMIDLALRQEQGPVTLAGISQRQHISLSYLEQLFGKLRRHEIVESVRGPGGGYNLARRAEDVTVADIIIAVDEPLDATQCGGKGSCEGTKHHDGHCMTHELWSTLNQKMVEYLDSVSLKDLVDQQRSREGSTAVLRDRRTEAPAVEPRAVPKGPNSVFNMAG; the protein is encoded by the coding sequence ATGAGACTCACCACGAAAGGCCGTTTCGCCGTCACGGCGATGATCGACCTGGCATTGCGCCAGGAGCAGGGCCCGGTGACGCTTGCGGGTATCAGCCAGCGCCAACACATCTCCCTGTCCTACCTCGAGCAGCTGTTTGGCAAGCTGCGCCGTCACGAGATCGTCGAATCCGTGCGCGGGCCGGGCGGCGGCTACAACCTCGCGCGCCGCGCGGAGGATGTGACGGTCGCGGACATCATCATCGCCGTCGACGAGCCGCTCGATGCCACCCAATGCGGCGGCAAGGGTTCGTGCGAGGGCACGAAGCATCACGACGGCCATTGCATGACGCATGAGCTGTGGTCGACGCTGAACCAGAAGATGGTCGAGTATCTCGACTCTGTTTCCCTGAAAGACCTGGTCGACCAGCAGCGCTCGCGCGAAGGTTCGACGGCGGTGCTGCGCGACCGGCGTACCGAAGCGCCCGCCGTGGAGCCGCGCGCGGTGCCGAAAGGGCCGAATTCCGTTTTCAACATGGCCGGCTGA